A section of the Jaculus jaculus isolate mJacJac1 chromosome 6, mJacJac1.mat.Y.cur, whole genome shotgun sequence genome encodes:
- the CUNH22orf46 gene encoding uncharacterized protein CUNH22orf46: MLLPPLGACVVVGPFRGPEWEPVQGLFSRHGSCRDPWCCCNLLVLCLFLIWQIRRYWYQVTRTCSSKRNAIKVPSQKWAVPSTRHETSFRTVPELLLTPGKIGDLDVHVHQRTPKQRWGYRWDLRQPWPRCLLPPQTSCQDLPWGVHISSEPIFCTSSFSSSCLFPQDSSWETWQVPRSLENSQAHPSPDTCQRKEQQQLVPSWETAVPAEPAVRMKGRPTSTTLPISLPNLHSAQSLKSCVREFLPDPPNQQVRMPTWKSWGSPPQPKAPWNESQMIDRRYSKESQALKCINQTESRREGAWEIQASGDQLPVNARMEDGAEAKTLRHRNQRLVICETGDENLTPVGENRVQKGVENRVQTGKSWKKTQGESGDSNPSSQAHMGRNQERLRSKTDTATQTAEWGKQDKSEGRTAAGTQASEKKSEKETRARQQDDAESQTPEWEKQRYTRNENEIPTPAGEEEWPRGGVQARKVQAAKRENQTLPRHAAQVLMKQFREIREEDWVVIQAPWWESQRLLVGEIHREFTVQCWGNQSQARGEYMAEVQAPEENDQRGDGKENIANTFTPEAENQGHVRGKAHVQTYSAERENKERNAENGTDTQACGKRNMGGGVKGEDTENQELAKEDQGLLGNEFLEKIHIPTWKDQEVIRGNTSKNTQAPEAETREELRSDAEIGAAESEKEEQVQGGYGTEIQMLALRILRIAGGESGVGAWAARKERQSHLRSEVGMRTHWSEWKNQAQEAGEGRVEVQAPEKRSQQALGGEHDAKTRTPERENGGQLESELGGSYSPGQSCWEPTGGENAATAENQASEKRNWRVAGSEDARKIQRLRRQKQKLLRSRVNGKSYYSSEWKNQRHFGRGNGAKTQIQRKRNPRRRTGGGSVKTQASARDDHGQSRRGSDGEMQKQRWGKQSKGADEGAAVPQDRRSQRKHGAESAGLSQAPGRRDKGLARGQDTAMASFQGDFSGAEGLTCRKYNLAQPPTLTVSGYGVLEPKQTVAVTGVDSPLCPERSPHPHWGEVLMLHGGKEGHLTSQGTARSWKPRTVVCPASQEPKGPVLKKSKQLLLESLMRRRAAHLRWGLPRRILESYLRFHFLEPCSLPQAGVRLSESSPHQELQRPGERRREGQSSLLGLSSAKRSQGVPALERKSSKLPNQARALEKRSEPMGNSIPGRTPRIRPPGGARASHMEEELPKGPVLASRNPRLASESPSWCGPGRRVREPSSKNSRARGMIRPGVSPMAEAERASSRAKVPISTTGPGGRRKEGALWGTLEPSKPHRQPTYWRNGSLEPEEDRRAWQPPSSWFGHASRTRGSVHSAATRLSMTLLNRMPWSPQPAKPRSSVPDLSLPHSRGDTIRGCTALGRDHQSRGHPGAGGPLPTTKSHQGQEAPGIPNGVLRNPPASQKFGLMKYLRCFLGQHGFKK; encoded by the exons ATGTTGCTGCCACCATTGGGTGCCTGTGTCGTGGTGGGGCCATTCCGGGGCCCTGAGTGGGAGCCCGTGCAGGGCTTGTTCTCCCGGCACGGAAGCTGCAGGGATCCCTGGTGCTGCTGCAACCTGCTtgtcctctgcctcttcctgatCTGGCAGATCCGAAGGTATTGGTACCAGGTGACCAGGACCTGCTCCAGCAAGAGGAATGCCATCAAA GTGCCATCACAGAAGTGGGCAGTGCCCTCCACCAGACATGAAACTTCCTTCAGGACGGTTCCTGAGCTCCTCTTAACTCCTGGCAAAATCGGGGACCTGGATGTTCATGTTCATCAACGGACACCAAAACAGAGATGGGGATACCGGTGGGACCTCCGGCAGCCGTGGCCCCGGTGCTTGCTGCCTCCACAGACCTCATGTCAAGACCTTCCTTGGGGTGTTCACATTTCCTCTGAGCCCATCTTTTGTACGTCTTCCTTTTCAAGTTCCTGTCTTTTCCCTCAGGACAGTTCTTGGGAAACATGGCAGGTTCCCCGGAGCCTTGAGAATAGCCAAGCTCACCCTTCCCCAGACACATGCCAAAGaaaggagcagcagcagctggtTCCCTCCTGGGAGACGGCGGTGCCAGCAGAGCCGGCTGTTAGAATGAAGGGCCGCCCCACCTCCACAACCTTACCGATCTCTCTCCCAAACCTGCATTCAGCTCAGAGCCTGAAGTCCTGTGTCAGAGAGTTCCTGCCTGATCCTCCTAACCAACAAGTGAGAATGCCCACCTGGAAGTCCTGGGGTAGCCCACCACAGCCCAAGGCACCATGGAATGAAAGCCAGATGATAGACAGGAGATATAGCAAAGAGAGCCAGGCCCTAAAATGTATAAACCAGACTGAAAGCAGAAGGGAGGGTGCTTGGGAAATCCAAGCCTCTGGAGACCAACTCCCAGTGAACGCTAGAATGGAGGATGGTGCAGAGGCCAAGACCCTGAGGCACAGAAACCAGAGACTAGTAATATGTGAGACTGGTGATGAGAACCTGACACCAGTTGGGGAGAACCGGGTCCAGAAGGGAGTTGAAAACAGAGTCCAAACtggaaaatcatggaagaaaacccAGGGGGAGTCTGGCGATAGCAACCCATCTTCCCAGGCTCACATGGGAAGGAATCAAGAACGGTTAAGATCTAAAACTGACACAGCAACTCAGACAGCAGAATGGGGGAAGCAGGATAAGAGTGAAGGAAGGACTGCTGCGGGGACCCAGGCATCTGAGAAGAAGAGCGAGAAAGAGACCAGAG CCAGACAACAGGATGATGCAGAGTCCCAGACCCCAGAGTGGGAGAAACAGAGATATACTAGAAATGAGAATGAGATTCCGACACCAGCCGGAGAGGAAGAATGGCCGCGTGGAGGTGTGCAAGCCCGGAAGGTGCAAGCAGCTAAGAGAGAGAACCAGACCCTACCAAGACATGCAGCTCAGGTGCT GATGAAGCAGTTCAGGGAGATAAGAGAAGAGGACTGGGTGGTGATCCAGGCACCATGGTGGGAAAGCCAGAGACTACTAGTGGGTGAGATTCACAGAGAATTCACCGTACAATGTTGGGGAAATCAGAGCCAGGCTAGAGGAGAATACATGGCAGAGGTTCAGGCACCAGAAGAGAATGACCAGCGAGGTGACGGAAAAGAGAATATTGCAAATACCTTCACACCTGAGGCTGAGAATCAGGGACACGTGAGAGGTAAAGCCCATGTGCAGACGTACTCTGCAGAGAGGGAGAACAAGGAACGGAATGCAGAGAATGGGACAGACACTCAGGCCTGCGGGAAGAGGAACATGGGAGGGGGTGTTAAAGGTGAGGATACAGAGAACCAGGAGCTTGCAAAAGAAGATCAAGGTCTTCTGGGGAATGAATTTCTTGAAAAGATCCACATACCAACGTGGAAGGATCAGGAAGTTATTAGAGGCAATACTAGCAAAAATACCCAGGCACCCGAGGCAGAGACCAGGGAAGAATTAAGAAGTGACGCTGAAATCGGCgcagcagagagtgagaaagaagagcAGGTTCAGGGTGGGTATGGTACAGAGATTCAAATGCTAGCCTTGAGAATCCTGAGAATTGCTGGAGGAGAGAGCGGTGTAGGGGCCTGGGCAGCCAGGAAAGAGAGGCAAAGCCATTTAAGAAGTGAGGTGGGGATGAGGACCCATTGGTCAGAATGGAAGAACCAGGCGCAGGAGGCGGGTGAGGGCAGAGTAGAAGTTCAAGCCCCAGAGAAGAGAAGCCAGCAAGCACTTGGAGGTGAGCATGATGCAAAGACCCGGACACCCGAGAGAGAGAACGGGGGACAGTTGGAGAGTGAACTGGGAGGGAGCTATTCTCCAGGGCAGAGTTGCTGGGAACCCACTGGAGGAGAGAACGCTGCCACTGCCGAAAACCAGGCATCAGAGAAGAGAAACTGGAGAGTGGCTGGAAGCGAGGATGCCAGAAAGATCCAGAGGCTTAGGAGACAGAAGCAAAAGCTGTTAAGAAGTAGAGTTAATGGGAAGAGCTACTATTCATCGGAGTGGAAGAACCAGCGGCATTTTGGAAGAGGGAACGGTGCAAAAACTCAGATACAAAGGAAGAGGAACCCAAGAAGGCGCACAGGAGGTGGCAGTGTAAAGACCCAGGCCTCTGCGAGGGATGACCACGGGCAGTCAAGACGTGGAAGTGACGGAGAGATGCAAAAGCAACGGTGGGGAAAACAGAGCAAGGGTGCAGATGAAGGTGCTGCGGTACCCCAGGATAGAAGGAGCCAGAGAAAACACGGAGCTGAGAGCGCTGGACTGTCTCAAGCACCTGGGAGAAGAGATAAGGGTCTGGCCAGAGGCCAGGATACTGCCATGGCCAGTTTCCAAGGTGACTTCTCTGGGGCCGAGGGGCTCACATGCAGGAAATATAACCTGGCCCAGCCCCCAACCCTCACTGTCTCTGGATACGGGGTCCTGGAGCCCAAGCAGACAGTGGCTGTGACCGGTGTAGACTCTCCTCTCTGTCCTGAGAGGAGTCCCCATCCCCACTGGGGTGAAGTTCTCATGCTGCATGGTGGGAAGGAAGGACATCTGACCAGTCAGGGCACTGCCCGCTCCTGGAAGCCCAGAACTGTGGTCTGTCCAGCCTCCCAGGAGCCCAAGGGGCCAGTCCTCAAGAAGAGCAAACAGCTGCTCCTGGAGAGTCTCATGCGGCGGAGGGCGGCCCACCTGCGCTGGGGCCTGCCTCGGCGCATCCTGGAGTCTTACTTGCGCTTTCACTTCTTAGAACCTTGCTCGCTGCCCCAAGCTGGGGTAAGGCTGTCTGAATCAAGCCCACACCAGGAGCTCCAAAGGCCGGGGGAAAGGCGTCGTGAGGGTCAGAGCTCCCTGCTAGGCCTTAGCTCTGCAAAGAGGTCCCAAGGTGTTCCAGCTCTTGAAAGAAAAAGCTCAAAGCTCCCCAACCAGGCCAGGGCTCTGGAGAAGAGGTCAGAGCCAATGGGCAATTCCATCCCAGGAAGGACGCCCAGAATCAGGCCACCAGGAGGAGCCAGAGCATCGCACATGGAGGAAGAACTCCCTAAGGGACCAGTCCTAGCCTCCAGGAATCCCAGGCTGGCATCTGAGTCTCCCAGCTGGTGTGGCCCAGGAAGAAGGGTCCGAGAACCTTCCAGTAAGAACAGCAGGGCCAGGGGGATGATCAGACCTGGGGTCTCCCCAatggcagaggcagagagggctTCTAGCAGAGCGAAGGTCCCAATCTCTACAACTGGCCCCGGCGGCAGGAGAAAGGAGGGCGCCCTGTGGGGGACCTTGGAACCCTCCAAACCCCACCGTCAGCCGACTTACTGGAGAAATGGAAGCCTGGAGCCTGAAGAGGACAGACGGGCCTGGCAGCCACCTTCCTCTTGGTTTGGACATGCATCCAGAACCAGAGGAAGTGTCCACTCTGCTGCAACCAGGCTGAGCATGACTCTCCTCAACAGGATGCCCTGGTCCCCACAGCCCGCCAAGCCCCGGAGCTCAGTCCCTGACCTCTCCCTGCCACATTCAAGAGGGGACACCATCAGAGGCTGCACTGCTCTGGGGAGGGACCACCAGTCTCGGGGACACCCCGGCGCTGGGGGTCCTCTTCCTACCACAAAGAGCCACCAGGGGCAGGAGGCACCTGGGATCCCAAATGGGGTTCTACGGAATCCACCAGCCTCACAAAAGTTTGGTTTAATGAAGTATCTGAGATGTTTTCTCGGCCAGCATGGCTTTAAGAAGTAG